TTTGATGACACCGTTATTGTCACTAGAAGGCGATTGTCCCACGAAACAACAGGGTCTACGCTCTGACTCACCACAACTTGCCCAGACTTCCAATCAAGAGTGCTAGATATATACTGGATGATGTAAAGCCCAGGAGAATTCCCTTTCTCTTCGAAATAAATAGAATCTCCCAATTTGGAGAATGATTCAATCCCTATAGAGGAAAATACAACGTAAATTCAATCCATTTTTTTAAAGCTATAGATCTTTGGTGGTAAACTCagaaaatcacaaaattttGTTGCAGATATAAATGTATTTGCTGTGCCAGGGGTATAGAGAAGATTGCTCTTTGCAAGAAAAGTAGGGTCCCGTAGATCCAATCTTTGCTGGACAGAGTTACGTGGTACTTATACTGGTGGGAGGTACCCGTAGAATTATCGAGGTGTCCTTACACTAGTATGGACGTATAAACAAAAAACAGAAGGGTGTAAGACCAGAGTGTATTTATTCCAACACCTGTTCCATAGCAACACCAAAAGTCATTAAACGGCGATCCCCATCCATGGTAGGTCTGAGCTTTGGAAGCACCAGGTTGAAGTGGAAGCATATATATCATCACTCCAGGATCTCTCCCCCTTTGAATACTGAGCACACCATTTGTTAATGCGCGTTCATAATAATCAGCATATGCTATTTGTTTCGTCCATCTGAATAAGTGGCGGGAAACCTACAAATGATTCACATTTGTGCATAAATAAACACACAAGGCACTAGGAGCAAAACAGGAAACAACACGAAAAAATCAATGAGCACACCACCTTTAGCATATTAAAGGTAGTACACGATTCTCCGGTCTCTGTGCTTAGCTTGCTAGCTAACCTCTTCGGATCTGACCTGCTCAGGTTGGTATCAAAGAGAAGGGGAGATACAAAGAACTTTAaatcaagtaaaccaaacaaaggaATTAACTTTGTGCATACTATgcttaataaacaaataaataaaactattcATCTCCATTAGATTTTTTAGACTGTACTACCAGAATTCATCGGCTGATGTCCCTCCAGTTGCGTAGACGTGGGAAGAATTGACAATATCCATAAAGTTCATCCCAATTAcctaaagaaaaagaaatggtgTATTTACCCCCATGTAAACCAGTGGAAACACCAGGACTGCAGAACGTATTCCTGAAAAGATAGTTTTCCAAAATCAAAAACATTTACCTTCGAAATTGGATCACCAGTAACCTCATAACGCAGTTGTGATCCAATAACAATTGGAATGTGCGTATTTGCATGAAAATTCGATAGGTCATCAGCCTAACAGAAGAGATGGGAAAATGTATTAGCAATGAAGTTACCGTTCATTACACACACACAACTATATATTGTAATCATGGATCACATATGATCAGCCtaaaccaaaagaaaaacagaaatgACTTTCCCAGTAAGTAACTTGGTTTGTTCTCATAATTGTGCGAATGAGGTACTTCGATTTATAGTCAGCACGGTAATTAGTTGAATTATAGCAAGTAATGGTAATAGATACCAGTCGATATTTAGTATGTTACAATGTGAGAATGTGGAGAACAGATATTTATACCTTAACAGCTAAGCGCCCTAAAAAGCATGGTTTGTCGAAGAGGTGAGCCAACTTTAAGTGCTTTGAATTACCCTGCAACAGCATTTAGAGGACCATAAAAGTAGGATTAGTCAGATTATAACAAAGAGTACGATATATGCATATTATTGCTCCAGTAAAACGTGAGGCGATTAATGACTAAACATTGTGCTAAGGAAAGGTGAAATTTGCAAAATCAGATTGGTTAAGTTTTAGATATTAGGAGAGGGAAGGTTAGACTATACCGTTATTCTGTACAGCCTATAAAGAACATCATTCATGCCACCAAATTCTTCATTTAACGAATCCCAATGCCTTTGAATGGTATACTTGGTGATCACATTTTGCACACGATCGTAGAAGTAATCAACCACCCATGTAGTCATATTCAAAGCTTTAGGATTTCCAGCTAATGTATACTGATCCAAAAGACCTGCCATTATCTGTCAAAGTCCAATTTGGTTAAGCAGAGCATAAATGGCGTTAAGAAGCAAGAATTGAAAATCTACCTTATGAATTGTATAATACGGTGCCCAGACTGGTTGTATAGCTTCAACGCGATCAAAATGCTCAGATGGGAAGGCAGAAAGATACCCTGTACCCATCTTTTCCTGGCATTCATTTAGTGCAGAAACAACGGCATACATTTTCTCTCCGAGACTATCATTGTAGGTGCTAGCCCACATCTGTGCTGTGGCACTAAGATAATGACCTTCAAGTTACAGCAAACTGTCAGCTAAACGATACGAGTCGTTGTCTCTCAAAGTAACATTCAAAAACTCATAAAGTTTGATTCTTGAATCATGTGAGGCCGTGAAAGTGGCCACAATAACTCATACTCATGCATACAACAACAtattacatatacatacatcAAACAGCAAACGGTAAAAATCAATTTGTTCAGAAGTTCTCACTTGAGAGTTCGTCACAGTAACGAAACATCACTGTCCAAAAATTTCAACAAGCAAATTAAAAGTATGGCGAACAAACAAAATTCATCCGTAAATCAGATGATGAAAGATAGAAAGTAGAACTAACCAACAAAATGCCCTCGAACCTCGATCTCTGGTTTCTCCCAACCTCCATATGGCTTACCACGAGTCTCCACACCAGCTGTTTTCCTAAAACTCCAAACCAATCTATCGACATCAAGCATTAACAAGTATTCCAAATTAGTTTGCTGAGCAACTCCATACATTGAATTTGATTCCAATCTCACATCATGGAGTGAAACCTCATTTAACAAACCATAAACTTCTCCATGACCATCAGAATTCTTTATCTTTCGATACGTCATAGCCCAATCAAACTCTTCTTCCTCCCTCAACACCTTCCTAGGAAGCAAGTTAAACCAAGCCGAATCATCGGTAGGAGTCAAATGGTAATGACTAAAAATCTCTTGttttaaagtttcattttttgAAGACAATAACTCATATCTAAAAGTATGTGATGACAATGGAGTATAAATGTTTGTACACTCCTTACAATGAATACCACCAtataacatagaaaaagaagccAACACTCCTAACAACACTAAAGATTTCATCTTGATCAAAACACTAAGAAAAGATATATGGAAACTCTCTCAATTTATagtataacaaaaaaatactaCTAGAGTCCTGCATGTGAAAGCAAGAGCAAAAAGAAGTGTGTAGAGTGTTGAGgagggtaaaaaaaataaagacaagAAAATTAACAACCATTGTTGAAAATGAGCTAAAAAACAACTCTTGTAAAgacaaaattcaaattgtaacCTTCAATGTAATTCAATAAGAGCTAAAAATGATTGTTGCACCTTCCATTTCTAAACTAGTACTtgtaaaatttaaagctaaaaATGGTTTAATTATGATGTAACTAAAAATCAAATGTTCACACCTATGAATTATTATGTTGTCTGGCTTTGTGATTCCAACCTATTTTCACCATATTAATTAACTGAGTTTAGTTCATAAGTTTGTTTAAAAAGGACAAAAGTTACATTAGAAATGTATTtggttatttaaaaattacttaattctGAAGAGTTGTGAAAGCTTTAAATAATATAGTAGCAAAATATAATCAATACAAGTAGCATATTATATGCAATCATTTCTATATGTATTGTATACATGTTGGCATTGCCattgtttttcttataatttctcTCATCCTGTTAATTATGAggtacatttaaaaaaaaaaagaaatcataaatagtTGAGAGATGAAACTTAATAATTCTCATTAGATATAATTTGTGTAATTACCTTCCTAACTATAGTTCTATTTGCTTGctaatttttgtttgtatatttcacagctatataaattatacacttttGAGTTTATACAAGTAACATATTGTATaatgtatttgtattatataaaaacTATTAATATGGATAAATAAGTAATTGTAAATAAGTTcgaaattatacaattgattcataaaatatattgtgggtgataaatatatataccgGAAAAAAGTATACAACCAAAGATAATGTAATGatcctcttagtcgttttagaaattttaaccagcattattatattaacctttttagtatattttgtaaataatttatatgacttataagaatgagtgacataatttttagatttaataaaggattattttgttgctaagaataatgaaaaagaaaaaaaaagaaaaaaaaaagaaaatcaaataaataaataataataaaataataataaaaaaagggcaaagtgccctaaatGAATGAAGCCGCACACGGcttgtgagaaaaaaaaagaaggaacgatctgtggaaaaaaaaatacgcagataaagaaaagaaaagaaagggagaaaagaaaaggaaaaaggaggagaaacaatgatatttttatctcgagatatcaaggtaattattcttatcctttctattaaatttttgtgtaactaggaatagatttttaggttaaaatgtgtataatttatactaatatgtgaacttggggttataaatgtgtataagtattatggttcaatcattggacaatgattagtcctaatcattggacaatgattactccaagattaggattattaatagtggaacgataaatatgaatcGGAACATTGAAATTAAGTGGTTTCAGCAGATAGTTTTGTAGTCCGCCATTGATGTGTTGGGCAGTTAGTTTcagctttaattattttcatttgattatcatattaggattcaagttttgatatattgagatatgtgttaaatagtgggtgcattatgatatataaaaatcattataattatgttattcggagaattaagatttaaccctaaacttgaaattcagaaaatatgagatttgatcaattggttggaataaagatttagaaattttattataaatttggatgagttttgggtctaagctagagatatagcaatattaatgttgttagtttcgaaatcatatcgtggttatttatttgaatagattttattggtttggaagtcaacaaaaagaggaaggctcaagttttAGAGTTATTGTTcaactatttgaggcaagtggatttctaaactcttgttaagtgtatgaaatgtgtgtatttccttgtggtatatgtttgggagtaacgggattggtgatgggttgacttgtccacattgattaattctaatgataaaaaaaaaagggataacaaaaggcaatgtgatcaattgtttatgtgtgatgtgttgagaaagggttgaaggcttgttgaatcattgttgatgtgacttcatgtttgtgtggttgtgaagtgtgtgatgttatgaaagtggtcatctcctcattatttgtgtgaacttgtcatctgcattattctgacgCATTGGTTGtcacaagtgttatgtgcattgaaaaagaatgagtacttaagaggatgtaccatttagagggacgtatcgcgccacgatggatactatatttcgagggacgtatcgcgcgccgcgatggttactatatCGAGGGTCTAGTCGTGCTCCGCGActgatgcatggacagatatgttcCCCATGGGTCCCCGACtgagagacaacgggtgtgtatcaataggtcagacatgcatcattatacttgacatggcattccattgcattgcacatacttatcattagtgaatttgatatcgtgttttgctgatcttctgattgcctttctgcgggacttgtgattgatcaatattgagcttgttattgcggatatgtagtttgttgaagtattgttattcaggatatgtaatttgttaaagtgttgttgttgaggatatgtaatttgtctaactGTTGTtattgagctacgtgctatgtaaattgtgagttgttaggttgggttgattttaatgcaggttgtagttgtggaggttcggttgggggtggtaggagtacccgtatttcatccccttggcctgtgtttagaggtttacttgctgagtaccgtgtggtttggtgctcaccccttgcttctacaaattttctTGTAGGTTACTAGCGCGGACTTTGTGATATTTCTCTTTTCCTTGTCTAAGGTTTCTTGGAGATTTGAGAGGTAGCTGTTTGTCGCCTCAGCGTACTTTCTTTCCCCTTagttatgatcttgttctattctagaaacaagttcatttgagactagcgttgcttttgaatcaattgtaatactttagaggcttgtacacgtgaaaaccaggttttggggtataatgtaagttgatagtaaattttccacatttttattgtaatagttgaatTGGCTACTTGTCTTGGTgagataagacgagtgccatcacgacCATTGTTGGGTcttgacaaaatggtatcagagccccaggttcataggtctcacgtgtgtacaagtcgagtctcaatagagtctcgatgatcggtacggagacgtgtgtacctatcttcgagaggctatagtgacttttaggaaatatcTTTACTTCTTGGATCTCTATTGTGCGTACTTTGtcccattttgattcttatcgctTCATTCCATTCgctctcatttatgtgatgactcgtgcgtAGTTCCTTTTGTGAATCATTGGCATGTCGTGTATTAGTTCGATGTTAGATCTGGTATTAAGGTGAaaatgatatacttatgaaacgaatgtgtgatcatatttgaaagagttgagtaaggttagttatcattgtaaaataataataataataataaatatagtacttATCTGGTATAAGCAAAATATGGAGTGGTTCGACAATTAAAAGTTAAATGTTTGAAGAATTGACTAGATAGTAAATAGTGTAATACAATTGATATAGTTGTCATACCATTAATGAGTTACTCATTaaatgatgttgcaccaattCAGGTCAGAATCCCTTATGTGGTTTCACAGATTGAGTGTATACCAAAGAAGGTCATGATACGACTATTACAATGGTACTGATGGGTACTTGGTTAGAATTATGGAGtgtgttacttttgatattgacctTGCTTATGAAAGAATGCATATAGCTTGGGGTAGATACAAAACTAATCTAGTAATATTTTACAGCTATTTGATGGATAAAGTGTGTGACCTATTTGAAAACGATCTTCTCAATAGATATGATctgttctagtggtggatgtaaTGAATTTTCACGATGTATTAGTAGTGGTACATGAAAACGGACATGTTGATTGTTAAGTGCAAATATTAACTACTTAAGGAGTTATCTATGGTATACATGCTCATATGATAAGATTTGTTGTTGAACTCATATTTGAGAACCCAACTAGCTTGTTGGTATGGGTGGATgtgttaaacattatttataagaaaGCTTTTAGTAGTGGATCTTTGGTATAATATTGATATGTTCAGGTTGTGAAATGTATTTTGTGGATTGTAAATGAGTGTTAATTTCATCTTAAATTCCATGGAAGTGGAAATATGGATGATAAACTTATAAGTAAAGGAAGTCTCAAAAAGTATACTTGTGTGAATGTAATTGAGAATTTCAGTAAGAAAGTGCatataaattgaataagtaCCTTGGATGGTTTGCATAACTAGGTTTGGATTGTCATGTTAATGGCGAGGCTAAATTCGTAGTGAGGGAAATGATGAACTAAGCATGATGATTATTTTATGACGCATTATGATTGAAATGCAACTATATGATACGGGTGTTggtcaaaatgattttttttatggtaatgatgaattttgagtaTCTAAGGTTATGGTTGTTTCTATTTCATAAGTAGTGTGTTTTATGGTAATGTTTAAAAGGAGTTGGGATGtcatcaaataaaaattgaaaagagcTAGAGCCATAATGGAAAGAATTAGTGGTAAATAGTTTAACTTTCAGAGCAAGGATAAAACTAGGCTATTTTCCATTGTTTGCAAGGGTTGAGGATGTATCTTCTATGGAATTTGGAGAATTGGGTTCAGAGACAAGTGATTTTACCTGTTTCATCGagattatgatataatatagtGTCACAAGTTCAACAGAttgattaaacaaaaataaactattgGATAAAACTTGAGAAAGGAGTGTACGGACATTAAACTCGAGTATGATGATTAGTTCTTTTGTGGTTTTGATTTGGTAAAGAGTACGATAagatttttagaaaaagatatGGTAGGGTCAATGAAGAGGCGATCAACGataagaaaaatacattaagtaaattttttttttggtatgagCTAATGTTGTAAGATAATGGGATTGTGTTACATGGTTGGGATCAAAACTTCAAGTTTACATGGAAAGTTTAGATTTGTGATAGTGTAtcttgtcaaggtatgaattggtaaggtTAGAAATGATCGATCACATCGAGTATGAAGCATttagaaggacttaaaattGAGTAGTACATTTGGTTCTTTTGATTGGTATACATAAGGTTTCTCATATTGttggccaaaaaaaaaaagattggtAAATGAGTtagcaaaaaggagaaaaattatggtgtattgaagagttcaagtTATTTGAAATTTCCGTCGTGAAAAGATTTTAAGAAAGGCAAAGGAACAATGAGACCTCTCGTACAAACATTGGATTCGGAGGTGATGGTTGTAGTGATTTCGCCTTTGAGTTTAGATATGACTatgagatgtgaactagttcggCACCTACTTACTATGGatttattattaacttttctTAATATTAAGTTTTGATTGGATTACAATAAATGACATAAGGAAGATTATAAATGGTTATGTCGAGCTAGATTGTTCAGAATGTGATTAAGTAACAAATGGATGTTAATTAGTGTGGACCTACAATTGTACATGATTAATGAGGATTGGAGgggattaaaattattttgttgacGAGACAAAATAGATTGTTATAATGTGTTACATAGGCATTTTATGATGAGTAGAGGTTATGAGATTatagtatacataaatattggagtgatcaagggtttctttgAGTTATCGCATGAGGTAAATGATGGTACAGATGGTGGTTGAAAATGGTATGTGAAAGTTTAGGTGAAGTTGACATTAAGTgtgacttaattattttaccctaaaggagaaatatagatttgaaattagtgttatCGGTATTGGGTGTGATTTATATCTATTATGTGACGCTTAAATGGAAAGATAAGAAACCATGGTTCAAAGtcttggagactacaatgtgcTTGCTAAGGAGAACGTGATACGTAATGACGGTGTGAAAGTAAGGTAAATGGTTGGTGTGGTTatgatatttgttaatattaatagtGTTGGCTTTGATGGTGTACTGTGAGAAGTATGCAGGGTTTAGCAAATCCAGCATGTGTAAAATTTTAATGGAGATCAGACTGGTTGATTTTgggttgaaaaaaaattaaaaataaataaataaataaattgagggatgtagtcagatgaatgaaaatattgatatggGAATTATGGAGAAAGTATCTAGTGTTATTCGACCTTGATTCCGTATATTCTTAAGTTGACCACCTACTTCATTTCGGACATGATTTGGAGTATGATTCATTGCATATGCCCACGTTTTTTTTTACATCTATGGGTGAattcctagtggtggatcggatgtACCAATCCTCTTATGTCTTCTTGATAGGGTAGGATCCTTGGTTAGACTTGTTCACTTCGGTTATGGCATATTTGATGCTGTTTgataaattagaaatatatcattatttttatatgcacaACCTTGCTTATGGGAACTTACAAAAGAGCTTTCATGAATAGTTATGGTTATCCGAAAGTATTGTA
The DNA window shown above is from Solanum lycopersicum chromosome 11, SLM_r2.1 and carries:
- the LOC101267484 gene encoding uncharacterized protein translates to MKSLVLLGVLASFSMLYGGIHCKECTNIYTPLSSHTFRYELLSSKNETLKQEIFSHYHLTPTDDSAWFNLLPRKVLREEEEFDWAMTYRKIKNSDGHGEVYGLLNEVSLHDVRLESNSMYGVAQQTNLEYLLMLDVDRLVWSFRKTAGVETRGKPYGGWEKPEIEVRGHFVGHYLSATAQMWASTYNDSLGEKMYAVVSALNECQEKMGTGYLSAFPSEHFDRVEAIQPVWAPYYTIHKIMAGLLDQYTLAGNPKALNMTTWVVDYFYDRVQNVITKYTIQRHWDSLNEEFGGMNDVLYRLYRITGNSKHLKLAHLFDKPCFLGRLAVKADDLSNFHANTHIPIVIGSQLRYEVTGDPISKVIGMNFMDIVNSSHVYATGGTSADEFWSDPKRLASKLSTETGESCTTFNMLKVSRHLFRWTKQIAYADYYERALTNGVLSIQRGRDPGVMIYMLPLQPGASKAQTYHGWGSPFNDFWCCYGTGIESFSKLGDSIYFEEKGNSPGLYIIQYISSTLDWKSGQVVVSQSVDPVVSWDNRLLVTITVSSKGNETSAPSTLHLRIPSWTDSSSVKASLNGENSSLPPPGNFLSITKGWGSGEKIYMELPMNLRTEAIKDDRLEYASIQAILYGPYLLAGHSAGDWDIERKSTSLSDLITPVPREYNSYLISLTQESSNATFVITSTNRSIQMEKYPKTGTDSAVSATFRIISNDKQSVKLSKPKDFIGLLVMLEPFGFPGMFITRLGNGTSLGITQSSDGIGSLLRLVAGLDGKDGTVSLESDDKRGCFMYSGVDYKDVSVVKLNCNSKLSFNAEFKQAASFMLGNGITQYHPISFVAKGAKRNFLLAPLLSFKDESYTVYFNIQS